A single region of the Novosphingobium sp. genome encodes:
- a CDS encoding cytochrome P450 yields the protein MQPSKAIPTCEIDFWSDAVILDPYPHYDRLRALGPAVWLARNDVWALTRYESVRGALLSPEIFSSASGCMMNEPMNSASQGIMLCSDDPQHLAMRRLFARPLMPKALAELRPRLEALVEARIDVLLTRDSFDGVVDLAHYLPLAIVTELVGLNEEGRTNMLDWAAAIFNAFGPIENARTLDGLAIAQHVIGYVLERLDRASLIPGGWGEALFIAADAGTISEHTARMMLIDYLTPALDTTINATSAALELFAAHPDQWDLLREDPTLIPHAINEVIRIESPIRGFARHVTADVEIGDARIPAGSRALMLYACANRDPDKFTDPERFTITRRPSDHLGFGMGTHVCAGMHLAKLEISVILETMARKVRRIEAANPVRRPHNTLRGLASLDCSLMGSN from the coding sequence ATGCAGCCAAGCAAGGCCATTCCCACCTGCGAGATCGATTTCTGGAGCGATGCGGTCATTCTCGATCCCTACCCCCATTATGACCGCCTGCGCGCGCTGGGCCCGGCGGTATGGCTGGCGCGGAACGACGTCTGGGCGCTGACCCGCTATGAGAGCGTGCGCGGCGCGCTGCTGTCCCCCGAGATCTTCTCCTCGGCCAGCGGCTGCATGATGAACGAGCCGATGAACAGCGCATCCCAGGGGATCATGCTGTGCAGCGACGATCCGCAGCATCTGGCCATGCGCCGCCTGTTCGCCCGTCCGCTGATGCCCAAGGCGCTGGCCGAGTTGCGGCCTCGTCTGGAGGCTTTGGTCGAAGCCAGAATCGACGTCCTGCTCACACGCGACAGTTTCGATGGGGTGGTCGACCTCGCGCATTACCTCCCGCTGGCCATCGTGACGGAACTGGTCGGGCTGAACGAGGAGGGGCGCACCAACATGCTCGACTGGGCCGCCGCGATCTTCAACGCCTTCGGCCCGATCGAGAATGCGCGCACGCTGGACGGTCTGGCCATCGCGCAGCATGTGATCGGCTATGTCCTCGAACGGCTTGACCGTGCCTCGCTCATTCCGGGCGGCTGGGGTGAGGCGCTGTTCATCGCGGCGGATGCCGGAACGATCAGCGAGCACACCGCAAGGATGATGCTGATCGACTATCTGACCCCCGCGCTCGACACGACGATCAATGCCACCAGCGCGGCGCTGGAACTCTTCGCCGCCCATCCCGACCAATGGGACCTTCTGCGCGAGGACCCGACGCTCATCCCCCATGCGATCAATGAGGTGATCCGGATTGAATCGCCGATCCGCGGCTTTGCCCGGCATGTCACCGCCGATGTCGAGATCGGCGATGCCCGCATTCCGGCGGGATCGCGCGCGCTGATGCTCTATGCCTGCGCCAACCGCGACCCGGACAAATTCACCGATCCAGAGCGCTTCACCATCACCCGCCGCCCAAGCGACCATCTGGGCTTTGGCATGGGCACGCATGTCTGCGCGGGCATGCATCTGGCCAAGCTGGAAATCTCGGTCATCCTCGAGACGATGGCACGCAAGGTCCGGCGGATCGAGGCAGCGAACCCGGTCCGCCGCCCGCACAACACGTTGCGCGGCCTCGCTTCGCTCGACTGCTCTCTGATGGGATCAAACTGA
- a CDS encoding TetR/AcrR family transcriptional regulator — MRAHLLQSVMAVCGGRKLTGATVIEDVVRHAGVSRGTFYKYFDTLDEAVTQLAFELAEQMTDDIHNVYDILTDPVMRTATGFQTFLSRAWIDPDWGSFITHLGLLGGEDGLIARKVKGDIRMGVETGDYSVVSVDFAADLLMGAKHEAIRRIISGERDTAYITGVAAMVLRSFGVSPSKAEKTSENAFKRLCVEAPGMMAWWRPIG; from the coding sequence ATGCGCGCCCATCTGCTTCAGTCGGTGATGGCGGTCTGCGGCGGCCGGAAGCTGACGGGGGCAACGGTGATCGAGGATGTGGTGCGCCACGCCGGGGTCTCGCGCGGCACCTTCTACAAATATTTCGACACGCTGGATGAGGCGGTGACGCAACTGGCCTTCGAACTGGCCGAGCAGATGACCGACGACATCCACAACGTCTATGACATTCTGACCGATCCGGTGATGCGCACGGCGACAGGCTTCCAGACCTTCCTTTCGCGCGCCTGGATCGATCCGGACTGGGGCAGCTTCATCACGCATCTCGGGCTGCTGGGCGGCGAGGACGGGCTGATCGCCAGAAAGGTCAAGGGCGACATCAGGATGGGTGTCGAAACGGGCGATTATTCGGTGGTGTCGGTCGATTTTGCCGCCGACCTGCTGATGGGGGCCAAGCATGAGGCGATCCGCCGTATCATCTCGGGCGAGCGTGACACGGCCTATATCACCGGCGTCGCCGCCATGGTGCTGCGCAGCTTCGGCGTATCGCCCAGCAAGGCCGAGAAGACGTCCGAGAACGCCTTCAAGCGCCTGTGCGTCGAGGCGCCCGGCATGATGGCGTGGTGGCGCCCGATCGGCTGA